Proteins found in one Erythrobacter sp. 3-20A1M genomic segment:
- a CDS encoding DUF2141 domain-containing protein, which translates to MRYKFYGAGALAAVAALLTTASPALSETRTPNRQCTAGAPSITVTVSGFKNNTGTVRAQLYGPDANDFLDKGEWAMRIEERRSSPGTMRFCFPIDKPGRYAVAVRHDANNNGKSDWNDGGGFTGNPKLSLLDLKPKFSEAAVTVGSSPVRANIVMQYRQGLSIKPI; encoded by the coding sequence ATGCGTTACAAGTTTTACGGAGCCGGCGCGCTCGCAGCGGTTGCCGCCCTTCTCACCACGGCCAGTCCGGCGCTGTCGGAAACACGCACCCCCAACCGCCAGTGCACGGCGGGAGCGCCCTCCATCACCGTGACGGTGAGCGGTTTCAAGAACAATACAGGGACCGTGCGCGCCCAGCTTTACGGCCCTGATGCAAATGATTTCCTGGACAAGGGCGAATGGGCAATGCGGATCGAGGAGCGACGCTCCAGCCCCGGAACCATGCGCTTCTGCTTCCCCATCGACAAGCCCGGTCGTTATGCCGTGGCCGTCCGCCACGATGCCAACAATAACGGCAAATCGGACTGGAACGACGGCGGCGGCTTCACCGGCAATCCCAAACTCTCCCTGCTGGATCTGAAGCCCAAGTTTTCGGAGGCGGCGGTCACTGTCGGGAGCTCGCCGGTACGCGCGAATATCGTCATGCAGTACCGTCAGGGATTGTCGATCAAGCCGATTTGA
- a CDS encoding ATP-grasp fold amidoligase family protein, with protein sequence MKNILRRFLSNFPTGKYGDYVYSLIKFYVAHSRLPSKPDVLFNDYLFKLKVSDEIEDVMRQVSSDKGMVKGFAKTIIAGARFPKTLGFLESRDQIASFTADQPCVIKPAHSNGDVIYLDTGDKIVGENLAKASRALTRDIYRETRQRNYKNLRRRLICEEMLPDGPDIIDYKVFCFKGVAKSIQVDLSRHSAHRRNIYSATWELLDITYNFPRGNPVPRPSCLPEMLSWAGEISQLFEFVRVDFFVSEGQLYLGEVTHCPEAAHGRFGSLEEERHFSRILFGKA encoded by the coding sequence ATGAAAAATATTCTAAGGCGCTTTTTGAGCAATTTTCCTACGGGAAAATACGGGGATTATGTTTATTCCTTGATAAAGTTTTATGTTGCTCATTCTCGCTTACCTTCGAAGCCGGATGTTCTTTTTAATGACTATTTATTCAAACTCAAGGTGTCCGATGAGATTGAAGACGTCATGCGTCAGGTATCTTCTGACAAAGGCATGGTGAAGGGCTTTGCAAAGACCATAATTGCTGGCGCTCGTTTCCCCAAAACCTTGGGTTTTCTCGAAAGTCGTGACCAGATCGCTTCTTTCACTGCTGACCAGCCATGCGTGATAAAGCCAGCCCACAGCAATGGCGATGTTATTTACCTCGACACAGGCGATAAGATAGTTGGAGAGAATCTCGCCAAGGCGTCCCGGGCTCTTACCCGTGATATATATAGGGAAACCCGCCAGCGTAATTATAAGAATTTGCGGCGTAGACTGATATGTGAAGAAATGCTTCCCGACGGTCCGGATATTATCGATTATAAGGTGTTTTGCTTCAAGGGCGTGGCAAAATCAATACAAGTAGATTTGAGCAGGCACTCTGCCCATAGGCGTAATATCTATAGTGCAACATGGGAATTGCTCGACATCACTTACAACTTTCCTCGAGGCAATCCGGTGCCGCGGCCGAGTTGCCTTCCAGAGATGCTCAGTTGGGCCGGAGAGATATCGCAGCTTTTCGAGTTCGTAAGGGTCGATTTCTTTGTCAGCGAAGGTCAACTCTATCTTGGGGAAGTTACTCATTGTCCCGAGGCTGCTCATGGGAGGTTCGGCTCGTTAGAAGAGGAGCGCCATTTTTCCCGGATACTCTTTGGCAAAGCTTAA
- a CDS encoding DUF563 domain-containing protein: protein MSIKWSSVRFRGDPDPLRLSSVAPREFSEVFEPLDYTPYYPRVIETSGRFTITRSAAVYPSLRLTKHTLYKRLYSFLQINAISIASLATRGSESPARGNGQYGIIHSAWSTGYYHWLTEGLPRALLLKQAFPDATALLPTPRYAPFLESLAAVGQKDPEFFPGGKNVRLIDPILTTCPDYIATTAPSVLRNLRQHILKSFEVPQNTPSRKIYVSRARSRSRYVINEEEVTSSLIKKGFEVVYAEELSFRDQVILFNQSRVLVSIHGAGLSNALFMQPGSSVIELLPYRNGVLDYHRGRNSLRHDACYVRLSAAMNLNYSFIQCRQSTPRYKRTLNSDIYVNVNDLDRALEAVY, encoded by the coding sequence ATGAGCATTAAATGGTCCAGCGTGCGTTTCCGGGGTGACCCGGATCCCCTAAGATTGTCGAGTGTTGCGCCGCGCGAGTTCAGCGAGGTGTTCGAGCCGCTTGACTACACGCCGTATTATCCGCGGGTCATTGAAACAAGCGGCCGCTTCACAATCACGCGATCAGCCGCCGTTTATCCCAGCCTTCGTCTCACGAAACACACTTTGTATAAGCGCCTTTATTCCTTCCTGCAGATCAATGCGATTTCTATCGCTTCGTTAGCTACGCGCGGTTCTGAATCGCCTGCTCGCGGGAACGGGCAGTACGGCATCATTCATTCAGCTTGGTCGACTGGTTATTATCATTGGCTTACAGAGGGACTTCCAAGAGCGCTGCTGTTGAAGCAAGCTTTTCCCGACGCGACTGCGCTGTTGCCGACACCGCGATATGCGCCCTTTCTGGAATCTCTCGCCGCAGTCGGGCAAAAAGATCCGGAGTTTTTCCCCGGGGGCAAAAACGTTAGGCTTATCGATCCAATTTTGACTACTTGCCCTGATTATATAGCGACAACGGCCCCCAGCGTGTTGCGGAACCTTCGGCAGCATATTCTCAAGAGTTTCGAGGTTCCGCAAAACACGCCATCCCGGAAGATATATGTATCAAGGGCCCGCTCTCGTTCGCGATACGTAATTAATGAAGAAGAAGTAACTTCGAGTTTAATAAAAAAGGGGTTTGAAGTTGTATATGCGGAAGAGTTGAGCTTTCGCGATCAGGTTATCCTGTTTAACCAGTCACGAGTTCTCGTCAGCATACACGGGGCCGGGTTATCAAATGCGCTCTTCATGCAGCCAGGTTCCAGTGTTATCGAGTTGCTGCCATACAGAAACGGGGTCTTAGATTATCATAGGGGCCGCAACTCGCTCAGACATGATGCGTGCTATGTTAGGCTTTCTGCCGCAATGAACCTGAATTACTCATTTATTCAATGCAGACAAAGCACACCTAGATATAAAAGAACTTTAAATTCTGATATTTATGTTAATGTCAACGATTTGGATAGGGCTCTCGAAGCCGTATACTGA
- the rfbA gene encoding glucose-1-phosphate thymidylyltransferase RfbA codes for MTDELSWKAVPARSNRKGIILAGGSGTRLWPLTRGVSKQLMPVYDKPMIYYPLSVLMLAGIREVLIITTPGDAAAFEALLGDGSDWGMELRYAVQPNPDGLAQAFHIGADFVRGGPSALVLGDNIFYGHGLAELLNSANRRDAGASVFGYYVSNPEAYGVAEFDSDGQVVSLEEKPSDPKSNYAVTGLYFYDETVVDRARDLEPSARGELEITDLNRLYLDDSALSVEIMGRGFAWLDTGTHASLLDAGTYVRITEERQGLKICCPEEIAWRNGFIDSEQLARIAEPLRKSGYGDYLLNLMR; via the coding sequence ATGACCGATGAATTATCCTGGAAGGCTGTTCCTGCCAGATCGAACCGCAAGGGCATCATTCTTGCAGGTGGCAGCGGCACGCGGCTGTGGCCACTCACGCGCGGTGTCTCAAAGCAACTGATGCCGGTATATGACAAGCCGATGATCTACTATCCGCTCAGCGTGCTGATGCTGGCGGGAATCCGCGAGGTGCTGATCATAACCACGCCGGGTGATGCTGCCGCGTTCGAAGCGCTTTTGGGCGATGGTTCGGACTGGGGCATGGAACTGCGCTACGCCGTACAACCCAATCCGGATGGCTTGGCACAGGCGTTCCATATCGGGGCGGATTTCGTTCGCGGGGGACCCAGCGCCCTCGTCCTCGGCGACAACATCTTCTACGGCCACGGACTGGCGGAACTGCTGAATAGCGCCAATCGCCGTGATGCAGGAGCGAGCGTATTTGGCTACTATGTCAGTAACCCGGAAGCATACGGGGTGGCTGAATTCGATAGCGACGGGCAGGTCGTTTCGCTTGAAGAGAAGCCAAGCGATCCAAAATCGAACTACGCCGTAACGGGCCTCTATTTTTACGACGAGACGGTGGTGGATCGAGCCCGCGATCTCGAGCCGTCGGCACGTGGCGAGTTGGAAATCACCGACCTTAATCGCCTGTATCTGGACGATTCAGCACTGTCGGTCGAAATTATGGGGCGGGGTTTTGCGTGGCTCGACACGGGAACGCACGCCTCTCTGCTCGATGCCGGAACCTATGTCCGGATCACCGAGGAGCGCCAGGGGCTCAAGATTTGTTGTCCCGAAGAGATAGCATGGCGCAACGGGTTTATCGATTCGGAGCAGTTGGCCCGGATCGCCGAGCCCCTGCGCAAATCAGGATACGGAGATTATCTCCTGAACCTTATGCGTTGA
- a CDS encoding glycosyltransferase, producing MDDTAKMSEKPLVSFALFAFNQQEFIGEAIIGALSQTYQPLEIILSDDCSNDNTFAIMKDMAEAYDGPHRLVLRQNKKNVGVAEHVNRVIDLASGELLIVAAGDDISHEDRVSAAVEAFTDDDRLAVLETGYAEIDDLGNATGRIHSYSDVQFDLASYLAKSERRPVGASRTYRTETLRLFPHLSPDCPTEDTTLMLRCLFAGEGRAVSKASIQRRIHDNNLSARKRLAVMPLEPLRDQYLADAKYALHKGMIDSEAFKLATDWARTEFCLRKSFQWLWQGENAFAIARKVTFMQAPWNAKARAYWRLTRGMARSGASE from the coding sequence ATGGATGACACCGCAAAGATGTCGGAGAAACCGCTTGTCAGTTTCGCGCTATTCGCCTTCAATCAGCAGGAGTTCATTGGTGAGGCTATAATTGGAGCGCTGTCGCAGACATATCAGCCGCTCGAAATTATCCTTTCAGACGATTGCTCGAACGATAATACGTTCGCGATAATGAAGGATATGGCTGAAGCTTATGATGGGCCGCATCGGCTTGTCTTGCGCCAGAACAAGAAAAACGTCGGCGTCGCCGAACATGTTAACCGAGTCATCGACTTAGCTAGCGGAGAACTTTTAATCGTCGCCGCTGGGGATGACATCTCGCACGAGGATCGGGTATCAGCCGCTGTTGAAGCGTTTACGGATGATGATCGTCTTGCGGTGTTGGAAACTGGTTATGCCGAAATAGATGATCTCGGTAACGCGACAGGGCGCATTCATTCTTACTCAGACGTGCAGTTCGATTTGGCCTCCTACCTGGCAAAGTCGGAGCGACGGCCAGTCGGTGCGTCTAGAACCTACCGAACCGAAACGCTGCGGCTGTTTCCGCATCTATCTCCAGATTGTCCGACTGAAGATACCACGCTGATGCTCCGATGCCTGTTTGCTGGAGAAGGCAGGGCGGTGTCCAAAGCGTCTATCCAGCGACGCATTCACGACAACAATCTTTCAGCCAGGAAACGGCTAGCTGTCATGCCGCTTGAGCCACTACGGGACCAGTACCTCGCGGACGCCAAATACGCGTTGCATAAAGGTATGATCGACAGCGAAGCTTTTAAATTGGCAACCGACTGGGCTCGCACCGAGTTCTGCTTGCGAAAGAGCTTTCAGTGGCTATGGCAAGGTGAGAATGCTTTCGCAATCGCCCGCAAAGTGACCTTCATGCAGGCTCCATGGAATGCGAAGGCTCGGGCATACTGGCGTTTGACCAGAGGTATGGCTCGGTCGGGAGCTTCAGAATGA
- a CDS encoding glycosyltransferase family 4 protein produces MLEPLGLTQVLSYLRGLSRDHTITLISFERGGDEEGEARSVGVRQFCREHGIRWVRLQYRNRPRWLAGALNLATLCAAVFREILRDRPDLIHARSYIPATAAWAVNRLMGLPYVFDMRSLWPEELITSGRAKRDTWAYRQIVRMEGRLLRDAAAVVSVTHAAIDWLNKEHPGMLEERRVHVIPGSADLQRFQPAVRTSERPLLFGCHGSITTGWFRLDLLARTFANLAKRYPDAKFEIVTTSPPEEVMSAFDGARTFSDRLRIFAVTAGDMHEVLRRHDLSIFFYSSGAASEIGRSPVRMGEALACGLPVLTNGQIGDVAEIVRKYNVGVLLEDGSEAGIDDAVSRVLRMVRDPAVSDRCRRAAEEIYSLDVGTAAYLQVYQQALKSENS; encoded by the coding sequence ATGCTTGAACCGCTCGGTCTCACGCAGGTGCTCTCCTATTTGCGCGGTCTCTCGCGAGACCACACTATCACCTTGATTTCCTTCGAACGTGGCGGAGACGAGGAGGGCGAAGCACGAAGCGTTGGGGTACGGCAATTCTGCCGGGAGCATGGCATACGCTGGGTAAGGTTGCAGTATCGAAATCGTCCGCGCTGGTTAGCAGGAGCGCTCAATCTCGCAACTCTGTGCGCTGCGGTCTTTCGAGAGATATTGCGCGACCGGCCGGACTTGATTCACGCGCGATCATACATTCCCGCAACGGCGGCTTGGGCAGTCAATCGCTTGATGGGCCTTCCGTACGTATTCGATATGCGATCCCTCTGGCCCGAGGAACTTATAACCTCGGGTCGCGCCAAGCGAGACACGTGGGCGTATCGTCAGATTGTGCGAATGGAAGGACGGTTGCTACGCGACGCCGCAGCTGTCGTTTCGGTAACCCATGCGGCCATTGACTGGCTAAATAAAGAGCATCCTGGGATGCTTGAGGAGCGACGCGTTCACGTCATTCCGGGAAGTGCAGACCTTCAGCGCTTCCAGCCCGCCGTACGGACGTCGGAAAGGCCGCTTTTGTTTGGGTGTCATGGATCGATAACCACGGGGTGGTTTCGGCTGGACTTGCTCGCTCGTACATTCGCGAATTTAGCCAAGCGATACCCAGACGCGAAATTCGAAATCGTGACTACGTCGCCACCTGAGGAGGTTATGAGCGCATTCGATGGCGCGCGAACGTTCTCCGATCGTTTGAGAATATTTGCAGTGACGGCGGGCGACATGCACGAGGTTTTAAGGCGTCACGATCTCTCTATTTTCTTCTATTCATCAGGTGCCGCTTCAGAGATCGGTCGATCTCCGGTGAGAATGGGCGAGGCTCTCGCTTGCGGTTTGCCAGTACTTACCAATGGACAGATCGGCGATGTCGCGGAAATCGTCAGGAAATACAATGTCGGCGTATTACTCGAGGATGGAAGCGAAGCTGGTATAGATGACGCTGTCAGCCGGGTTTTGCGCATGGTTCGCGATCCTGCGGTTTCGGATCGCTGCCGCCGAGCGGCTGAAGAGATTTACTCGCTAGATGTCGGAACCGCTGCGTACCTGCAAGTGTACCAACAGGCTCTCAAAAGCGAGAATTCGTGA
- a CDS encoding EpsG family protein gives MTRFKRAYWFAIFGLFVFVAFRFEVGCDWSGYYNQYRVFGSYPFERLISDSEPVWVNILAFQYSLGIPYPWINVLCSIVFFVGVHMVARRQRNPLAYLTLLFPVLIMNMPITAIRQGLAIGLICGAFLAFVDRRLIRYVFLVLLAAGFHSSALIFLLLAPLIYGDVTKARLAIAGILAVPGVIVLLSTQAAETATVRYVVGDSEAAGAIFRILLLVLTGGGFLLFLRKQWKLMDPDLYRLVLIGSLMMVALPVTLLASSVIGDRLGYYLVPIQTIIFARLPYLHIPHLRRAVIVAPYIALLLMLGVWTTFSSHFRDCYLPYQTWIGGFPPATQFAY, from the coding sequence GTGACGCGCTTCAAGCGGGCATATTGGTTCGCGATCTTTGGCTTGTTCGTCTTTGTCGCATTTAGGTTTGAGGTAGGTTGTGACTGGTCGGGATACTATAACCAATACCGTGTCTTCGGCAGTTATCCGTTCGAAAGATTAATTTCCGACAGCGAGCCTGTTTGGGTAAACATCCTAGCGTTCCAGTATTCACTCGGAATACCCTATCCTTGGATCAATGTGCTTTGCAGCATCGTTTTCTTTGTTGGCGTGCACATGGTGGCCAGACGTCAGAGAAATCCCTTAGCATACCTAACTCTTCTTTTCCCTGTCTTAATTATGAATATGCCCATAACAGCAATTCGCCAGGGGCTTGCGATCGGGCTGATTTGCGGAGCTTTCTTAGCATTCGTCGATCGTCGGTTAATTCGGTATGTTTTTCTGGTCCTACTCGCTGCCGGATTTCATTCCAGCGCTCTTATATTTTTGCTGCTTGCTCCCCTTATTTACGGCGATGTGACGAAAGCGCGGCTGGCAATCGCCGGTATCTTGGCGGTTCCGGGAGTAATTGTTCTCTTGTCGACACAAGCCGCAGAAACCGCGACAGTCAGATATGTCGTAGGAGATTCGGAGGCCGCGGGCGCGATCTTCCGGATTCTGCTTCTCGTTCTAACCGGAGGGGGATTTCTCTTGTTTCTAAGGAAGCAATGGAAACTAATGGATCCAGACCTTTATAGGTTGGTCCTGATAGGATCGCTGATGATGGTCGCGCTACCAGTTACTTTGCTAGCCTCTTCCGTTATCGGGGATCGGCTTGGTTATTACCTTGTGCCAATTCAAACGATTATTTTCGCTCGGCTACCCTATCTGCATATTCCGCATCTCCGTCGCGCGGTAATAGTGGCCCCATATATCGCCCTACTCTTAATGCTAGGCGTGTGGACCACCTTTTCCTCTCATTTTCGAGATTGCTATCTTCCTTATCAAACTTGGATCGGCGGTTTTCCACCGGCGACCCAGTTCGCTTATTAA
- a CDS encoding O-antigen translocase, which produces MTVTGGTQAIGIVLSIIRMKVLALLLGPPGVGVLSIYTNLQTTGVTLAGLGLSSSGVRQIAKSKGTAEEVDLVRRVILWANALQGVLAMALVWIFRDAISNFLFDGPGYGTEVGLVGIAIFLSLLSASQTALLRGLRRIGDLGRVTVLGALAGTLVGICAIWMFGMDGLVALVIAQPLTAVLVASYFTRRLPPPTTRVARRPADILTVWKPMVQLGAGFMIGGLASSGTLLLVRGKIASDLGLDAAGQFAAAWGITVTYVGFMLNAMSMDYYPRLAEIIEDRDQARSLMNEQLQIGLLIGTPILVALIGLAPLAIRILYSDQFDDAVTLLQWQTLGNILKLSSWSLSISVVAAARSRMYLLMEASFLIPFVFLCYVFLPRYGVDVAGIAFLICYAIYFLTALSMARRIADFHFESRSMKLLAISIVIGGGVLALSLTFPLAGGIAAIVSSLGTGFVGGHILLEKVGLSRYTAPMFRFYSFVRWPVSD; this is translated from the coding sequence ATGACGGTTACCGGTGGCACACAAGCCATCGGAATCGTTCTGTCGATCATTCGCATGAAGGTGCTCGCCCTGTTGCTCGGCCCCCCCGGTGTGGGTGTCTTGAGCATCTATACGAACCTTCAAACCACGGGCGTGACGCTCGCGGGGTTGGGACTATCTAGTTCCGGGGTCCGACAGATTGCGAAGAGCAAAGGCACTGCGGAGGAGGTAGACCTCGTCAGGCGGGTGATCTTGTGGGCGAATGCACTCCAAGGCGTTCTCGCGATGGCGCTCGTCTGGATATTCCGGGACGCTATCTCGAACTTTCTTTTCGACGGACCGGGCTATGGTACGGAAGTTGGTCTCGTCGGAATAGCGATCTTCCTTAGTCTTCTTTCCGCATCGCAGACCGCGTTACTACGAGGGCTGCGACGCATCGGCGATTTAGGTCGCGTCACCGTCTTGGGTGCTTTGGCTGGCACCCTCGTAGGGATTTGCGCGATTTGGATGTTCGGAATGGACGGCTTGGTAGCGCTGGTAATCGCGCAACCACTTACGGCCGTACTTGTGGCCTCCTACTTCACTCGTCGCCTTCCTCCGCCGACCACGCGGGTTGCAAGAAGGCCCGCGGATATCCTCACGGTGTGGAAGCCGATGGTCCAACTCGGGGCAGGCTTCATGATTGGAGGTTTGGCTTCTTCAGGAACACTGCTTCTCGTAAGGGGCAAGATAGCTAGCGACCTCGGGTTAGACGCTGCCGGACAATTCGCAGCTGCCTGGGGAATTACCGTCACCTATGTGGGCTTCATGCTCAATGCCATGAGCATGGATTATTACCCACGTCTGGCTGAAATCATAGAAGACAGGGATCAGGCGCGTAGCCTGATGAACGAACAACTTCAGATTGGGCTCCTGATAGGGACCCCCATCCTCGTAGCACTTATCGGGCTCGCACCTTTGGCAATCCGCATCCTCTATTCTGATCAGTTCGACGATGCAGTCACTCTCCTCCAGTGGCAGACCTTAGGAAATATATTGAAGTTGTCGAGTTGGTCATTGAGTATATCAGTGGTCGCAGCCGCGAGATCCCGTATGTACCTCCTGATGGAGGCTTCCTTTTTAATTCCATTTGTATTCTTGTGTTACGTTTTCTTGCCTCGCTACGGGGTTGATGTTGCGGGTATTGCATTTTTGATTTGCTACGCAATCTATTTCCTTACGGCTCTTTCGATGGCACGACGGATTGCAGACTTTCATTTCGAGAGCCGATCAATGAAATTGCTCGCTATATCGATCGTCATTGGGGGCGGGGTGCTGGCTCTATCACTCACTTTCCCCCTTGCCGGTGGGATTGCCGCCATCGTCTCATCTCTCGGGACTGGCTTTGTTGGAGGGCATATACTGCTGGAGAAGGTAGGCTTGAGTCGCTACACGGCGCCGATGTTCCGCTTCTATTCCTTCGTTCGCTGGCCGGTATCTGATTGA
- a CDS encoding glycosyltransferase family 4 protein, whose amino-acid sequence MMVKMLARYSRNGASSRLRFLQYRAELQTAGIESEFSPLFSENYLDKLYSGRNTFVSAFRSYFGRGSELLSRSANDLLWIQSESLPWLPWAIEAGLLPRQVPRVVDCDDAIFHRYDLHRKAAVRSLLGSKVDRLMESSSLVTAGNEYLAERAHAAGAQRVEIVPTVVDMKRYACKSASDYKSDPVIGWIGSPSTWREYMVPLIPTLAEIAKLENARIHAVGGEASGDALVDTIPWVESEEATRLRSMDIGIMPLTDTPWSRGKCGYKLIQYMASGLPVVASPVGVNAEIVEDGVNGFLASSPAEWREALTVLLRDPDLRHKMGVEGRKKVEKQYSLSVWGPKVACLLKQVMG is encoded by the coding sequence ATGATGGTCAAGATGCTGGCCCGGTACAGCAGAAATGGAGCGTCAAGCCGTCTGCGCTTCCTCCAGTATCGTGCGGAGCTCCAGACGGCCGGCATAGAAAGCGAGTTCTCTCCTTTATTTTCTGAGAACTACCTCGATAAGCTCTACAGCGGTCGTAATACGTTTGTTTCGGCGTTCCGATCTTACTTCGGTCGTGGTTCCGAATTGTTATCTCGTTCGGCTAATGATCTTCTATGGATCCAATCTGAATCACTCCCCTGGTTGCCGTGGGCGATCGAGGCCGGTCTCCTTCCTCGGCAGGTGCCGCGAGTTGTCGATTGCGACGACGCGATATTCCACCGGTATGATCTGCATCGAAAGGCTGCGGTTCGTTCGCTCCTGGGATCTAAGGTGGACCGCTTGATGGAAAGTTCGTCCCTGGTCACGGCAGGCAACGAGTATCTCGCGGAACGGGCCCATGCTGCGGGTGCTCAACGGGTCGAGATCGTTCCAACTGTTGTCGATATGAAGAGATATGCTTGCAAGTCCGCGAGCGACTATAAATCCGATCCCGTGATAGGGTGGATCGGTTCTCCGAGCACTTGGCGTGAATATATGGTCCCCTTGATCCCCACCTTGGCTGAGATCGCCAAGCTGGAGAACGCGCGCATTCATGCGGTCGGAGGTGAAGCGTCAGGCGACGCGCTGGTGGATACCATTCCCTGGGTGGAAAGCGAAGAGGCAACGCGTTTGCGCTCGATGGACATCGGTATCATGCCGCTCACTGATACCCCGTGGTCCCGAGGAAAGTGTGGGTATAAACTCATCCAGTACATGGCAAGCGGATTGCCAGTCGTTGCTTCGCCTGTGGGAGTTAACGCGGAAATTGTAGAAGATGGAGTAAATGGTTTCCTGGCTTCGTCACCGGCAGAGTGGCGAGAAGCACTTACAGTACTTTTACGTGACCCCGACTTGCGACATAAGATGGGAGTGGAAGGGCGGAAGAAGGTAGAGAAACAATATAGTCTTTCGGTATGGGGGCCGAAAGTTGCGTGTCTTCTGAAGCAGGTTATGGGTTGA
- a CDS encoding polysaccharide pyruvyl transferase family protein, with protein sequence MIPKLAGRPIYRARSTLFPHVRAIGSVIGSANRQSYVWGSGSIDGKVPDRALDPSKVFALRGKLTRSMLSEACGVSPSVPLGDPAILMPDFYNPPVEVEHQCGIVPHFEDLELVLNLSRKIAGVKVIDVRQKPEDFVTDLKACRRVISSSLHGLILSDAYGIPNVRATFSDKLLGGDFKFSDYYSTTDCEDAFSCQVIDEDQLRELVATIERSATVARSVVSTTDLLDAFSQMHESMPSG encoded by the coding sequence ATGATACCGAAGCTTGCGGGTCGGCCAATCTACCGGGCACGTTCTACGCTGTTTCCGCACGTACGAGCTATAGGGAGCGTGATCGGATCAGCTAATCGGCAGAGCTACGTTTGGGGCTCGGGGTCGATCGATGGCAAGGTTCCCGACCGAGCGCTGGACCCGTCCAAGGTCTTTGCATTGCGTGGGAAGTTGACACGAAGCATGCTGAGCGAAGCTTGTGGGGTCAGCCCCAGCGTGCCTTTGGGCGATCCAGCAATATTAATGCCGGACTTTTATAACCCTCCCGTCGAAGTCGAACATCAATGCGGAATTGTTCCTCATTTCGAAGACCTGGAACTGGTGCTGAATTTGTCGCGTAAGATTGCCGGCGTCAAGGTGATCGATGTGAGGCAGAAGCCCGAGGATTTCGTGACGGATCTCAAGGCTTGTCGTCGTGTTATCTCGTCCTCGCTTCACGGGTTAATCCTTTCGGATGCATACGGCATACCAAATGTGCGGGCTACGTTCTCGGACAAATTACTTGGCGGCGACTTTAAATTTTCAGATTATTATAGCACGACTGATTGTGAGGATGCGTTTTCCTGCCAAGTCATTGATGAAGATCAACTGCGCGAGCTCGTGGCTACGATCGAGCGTTCTGCCACAGTCGCTCGATCTGTGGTAAGCACGACGGATTTGCTCGATGCGTTCTCTCAGATGCACGAGTCGATGCCTTCTGGTTGA